One genomic window of Desulfuromonas sp. AOP6 includes the following:
- a CDS encoding DNA internalization-related competence protein ComEC/Rec2, with amino-acid sequence MKAGRFNAFSCLFFLSAGIMLASFAEPSLIVVALAAVLAAAWLVARRFAGAFFLLPAALVCFGFSLYHHLSPPLHSGDIRSFAGGEAVSVQGRVASIENRSLGRTALDMDASQIDSRRIGVVCRGKVRVFIETGESSVRVGDIVRFYGRLKRPHSFGTPGEFDFPRHLARQGIYVTAALDRFEDLVLVRQSAGFSLARFFSQQRDRVVRHIDGAVSEDLSPFVKALAVGEKSSLLPVQRDLLARGGVSHLFAISGLHLGIIASFFYGIGRFFYCRSETFLLMAPPRRLLPALILPLLGGYLLLTGGAIPTLRAFLMAVAVALFCLSSRRSHPLHLLATVAFVFLLASPLSLFEVSFQLSFAGVLGIMVVVPHVGTALKLNRWPLVLRWGTLLFLTTLAATLATAPLVALHFHMFSPAGLLSNLVAVPAVGFAAVPLALAGSLLGPISPLLANLTFAACGDIVSAVLMVVQSLLSFSVLDSMSIFLSPIAIVSLSVLLVVVFLLWRRFYWISAGLTCVALLLTFLPQAESPAISLTVFSVGQGDALLLTTPDGKHHLVDGGGLYSETFDVGERLLLPALAHLGVTELDSVIMTHAHPDHYLGLGAVLARFPVRTFRSALAKEDLPRVILDSLRMAEVSPETLPEGWTHEDLDHSATLGLYVPPQVGDINERSVVLFASFGQDSLLLTGDLESAGVNGLLDHFPFGAISLLKLPHHGSRHSSTEVLVDSLGVKAAFASVGLGNHYGFPHSSVVNELVARQVSFYRTDWNGSLRFVSEGDGWRVYQWRSRLFR; translated from the coding sequence ATGAAAGCCGGACGCTTCAATGCCTTTAGCTGTCTGTTCTTTCTGTCAGCGGGGATAATGTTGGCTTCCTTTGCGGAGCCTTCTCTTATCGTTGTTGCCCTTGCTGCCGTTCTAGCAGCTGCCTGGCTGGTGGCGCGCCGTTTTGCCGGGGCTTTTTTTCTGCTGCCGGCCGCTCTCGTCTGTTTCGGCTTCTCTCTTTATCACCACCTCTCACCCCCTTTGCATTCTGGAGATATCCGTTCTTTTGCCGGCGGCGAGGCTGTTTCGGTGCAGGGCAGGGTAGCCTCAATAGAAAACCGCTCGCTGGGCCGCACTGCCCTCGACATGGATGCTTCTCAAATCGACAGTCGCCGGATTGGGGTCGTCTGCCGCGGCAAGGTCCGTGTGTTCATTGAGACAGGTGAATCGTCTGTCCGTGTTGGCGATATCGTACGCTTCTATGGCCGCCTGAAAAGGCCTCATTCTTTCGGGACTCCCGGGGAATTCGATTTTCCCCGTCACCTCGCCCGTCAGGGCATTTATGTGACGGCTGCTCTGGACCGCTTTGAGGATCTGGTGCTGGTCCGGCAATCTGCAGGGTTCTCCTTGGCACGTTTTTTTTCCCAGCAGCGGGACAGGGTGGTTCGGCACATCGACGGGGCTGTGTCCGAGGATTTGTCTCCCTTTGTCAAGGCTCTTGCCGTTGGTGAAAAAAGCTCACTCCTCCCTGTACAGCGTGACCTTCTGGCCCGTGGCGGTGTGTCACATCTCTTCGCCATATCAGGATTGCACCTGGGTATAATCGCTTCCTTTTTCTATGGAATCGGCCGTTTTTTTTATTGTCGGTCAGAGACTTTTTTGCTGATGGCGCCGCCGCGCCGGCTTCTTCCGGCGCTTATTCTGCCCCTGTTGGGCGGGTATCTCCTTCTCACCGGTGGCGCCATCCCGACGTTGCGAGCTTTTCTCATGGCTGTTGCCGTGGCCCTGTTCTGTCTGAGTTCAAGACGCAGCCACCCTCTTCATCTGCTGGCTACAGTCGCCTTTGTTTTTTTGCTGGCCAGTCCCTTGTCTTTATTTGAGGTTTCTTTTCAGCTTTCCTTTGCCGGTGTCCTGGGAATCATGGTGGTTGTGCCGCATGTGGGAACGGCCTTGAAGCTCAACCGTTGGCCTCTGGTTTTGCGATGGGGTACCCTCCTTTTTCTGACTACTCTGGCCGCCACGCTGGCGACCGCACCTCTAGTTGCCCTGCATTTCCACATGTTTTCCCCGGCGGGTCTTCTGTCCAACCTGGTCGCGGTTCCGGCAGTCGGTTTTGCCGCCGTTCCCCTGGCGCTGGCGGGGTCTCTTTTGGGACCAATTTCCCCTTTACTGGCGAATCTGACCTTTGCCGCCTGCGGAGACATCGTTTCGGCCGTCTTGATGGTGGTTCAGTCTTTGCTTTCCTTTTCCGTACTCGACAGTATGAGTATTTTTCTGTCGCCGATAGCCATTGTCTCGCTATCTGTTCTGTTGGTCGTCGTATTTTTGCTCTGGCGGAGATTTTACTGGATTAGTGCAGGTCTGACCTGTGTGGCCTTGTTATTAACCTTTCTTCCCCAGGCTGAATCACCGGCGATCTCTTTGACGGTGTTTTCCGTAGGGCAGGGGGACGCCCTGCTCCTGACGACGCCTGATGGCAAGCACCACCTGGTCGACGGAGGCGGGCTCTACAGTGAAACATTTGATGTGGGTGAACGCCTGCTGTTGCCCGCCTTGGCTCATCTTGGCGTAACAGAACTTGATTCCGTCATCATGACCCACGCCCACCCGGATCATTATCTGGGGCTGGGCGCGGTCCTGGCCCGATTCCCCGTGCGCACCTTCCGTTCAGCTCTCGCCAAGGAAGATTTGCCAAGGGTGATTCTGGATTCTCTCCGCATGGCAGAGGTCTCACCGGAAACGCTTCCTGAAGGGTGGACGCATGAAGATCTGGATCATTCAGCCACATTGGGTCTGTATGTGCCGCCCCAGGTTGGCGACATCAATGAACGGTCAGTGGTGCTATTCGCATCTTTTGGCCAAGACAGCCTGCTGCTCACTGGTGATTTGGAATCCGCTGGCGTGAATGGATTGCTGGACCATTTCCCTTTTGGGGCCATCAGCCTTTTGAAATTGCCTCACCATGGCAGTCGACATTCATCGACTGAAGTTCTGGTGGATTCCCTGGGGGTCAAGGCCGCTTTTGCCTCTGTTGGACTGGGAAATCATTATGGTTTTCCCCATTCCTCGGTGGTGAATGAGCTTGTGGCACGGCAAGTTTCGTTTTACCGTACGGATTGGAACGGTTCATTACGGTTTGTCAGCGAAGGGGATGGATGGCGCGTGTATCAGTGGCGCTCAAGGCTTTTCCGTTGA
- a CDS encoding class 1 fructose-bisphosphatase — MWMGQAGQTKFQMDLRRYLREQEEDRNLTRLICEIADASKYIVNSIRTGDLGVAGTSNLYGEDQLELDVLSDRILRKRLLHSGVVANIVSEETSDIIPISTDFEGRYSVAYDPLDGSSLVDVNLAVGTIVSIYEGGELLQPGRNQVAALYILYGPRTTLVYSTGRGVHEFGMNQLMEYTLVRENIQMQPKGSIYSPGGQRNLYSPGTENFVRYMEENGAKLRYSGGFVPDINQILMKGKGVFMYPHLKGSPDGKLRLLYELNPMSYLIEQAGGAASTGHQRILDLQPRQIDDRAPVFIGCKEDVAKAEELIRTQG, encoded by the coding sequence GTGTGGATGGGCCAGGCTGGACAGACCAAATTTCAGATGGATCTCCGACGGTATTTGCGCGAGCAGGAAGAGGATCGCAATCTGACGCGGCTTATTTGCGAGATCGCCGATGCTTCCAAGTATATCGTCAACTCCATCAGGACCGGTGATCTCGGCGTAGCGGGAACCTCCAATCTTTATGGCGAAGATCAGCTGGAACTGGATGTGCTTTCTGACCGCATCCTGCGCAAACGCCTGCTTCATTCCGGAGTTGTAGCCAATATTGTCTCAGAGGAGACCAGCGACATTATTCCCATCTCGACGGACTTCGAGGGGCGTTATTCTGTGGCCTATGACCCCCTGGACGGGTCTTCTCTCGTCGATGTGAACCTGGCCGTGGGGACGATTGTCTCCATCTACGAAGGGGGCGAATTGCTGCAGCCGGGCAGAAATCAGGTGGCGGCGCTGTATATCCTGTACGGACCCCGCACGACTCTCGTCTACAGCACGGGTCGTGGCGTGCATGAATTCGGCATGAACCAGTTGATGGAATACACTCTGGTGCGGGAAAATATCCAGATGCAGCCTAAGGGCAGTATCTATTCTCCCGGCGGTCAGCGCAATCTCTACTCCCCCGGTACGGAAAACTTTGTCCGCTACATGGAGGAAAATGGGGCCAAGCTGCGCTACAGCGGTGGTTTTGTCCCCGATATCAATCAGATTCTTATGAAGGGGAAAGGGGTGTTCATGTACCCCCATCTCAAGGGGAGTCCCGACGGCAAGCTTCGCCTTCTATACGAACTCAATCCCATGTCATACCTCATTGAACAGGCGGGAGGAGCCGCCTCCACCGGACATCAGCGGATTCTGGATCTGCAGCCGCGCCAAATAGACGACCGGGCGCCGGTCTTTATCGGCTGTAAGGAGGATGTGGCAAAGGCCGAAGAACTCATTCGCACCCAGGGGTGA